From a single Candidatus Hydrogenedentota bacterium genomic region:
- a CDS encoding LptF/LptG family permease, with protein MTLLTRYTLRQIWIPALMAAVVISFVVLLGTIGEEVQNLLEKLPVAQLTVLDISRISLYSLPSLAGLIVPVTFLLGIMMAFGRMAQTSELTAAKAAGIPLRRLVLPIVATGAIVSAASFFLLDQAQPWAFQRLSYLIGSELPLRVTLDTVPTGVMHEYGGWRVYIGSRDADRTLHNVIVLQEREQNIHAHYAKSARVIDENGVARLEMKDVWPIQENQMTVNVESSRITLPRLQTFEREGQRQGWTLARLLHEEGVLRETAKAGNKVIKVELAKVRSEIGDRLAFPLMCLAVSVVAAPVGARARRSGRSFTFSSGLIIVVAYFVLRSMLNGILGTVAEAAIMKGGELPDLTVVVLLSQVPNLALIGVGLLFLWRVDRV; from the coding sequence GTGACCCTTCTCACCCGTTATACCCTCCGACAGATCTGGATCCCCGCCCTGATGGCCGCCGTGGTCATCAGTTTTGTCGTATTGCTCGGGACCATCGGCGAAGAGGTTCAGAACCTGCTGGAAAAGCTGCCGGTCGCCCAGCTTACCGTCCTCGACATTTCCCGTATTTCCCTCTACTCCCTGCCCTCGCTCGCCGGACTCATCGTGCCCGTGACCTTCCTGCTGGGCATCATGATGGCCTTCGGACGGATGGCCCAGACCAGCGAGTTGACCGCCGCGAAGGCCGCCGGCATCCCCCTGCGCCGCCTGGTGCTCCCGATTGTGGCCACCGGGGCCATTGTCAGTGCCGCCTCCTTCTTCCTGCTCGATCAAGCTCAGCCCTGGGCCTTTCAGCGCCTGTCTTATCTTATAGGCAGTGAACTGCCCCTGCGCGTCACGCTGGATACGGTCCCCACCGGGGTGATGCACGAATACGGTGGCTGGCGGGTCTACATCGGCAGCCGCGATGCGGATCGAACCCTGCACAACGTGATCGTGCTCCAGGAACGGGAGCAGAATATTCATGCCCACTATGCCAAGTCGGCCCGGGTTATCGACGAAAACGGTGTCGCGCGCCTCGAAATGAAGGACGTCTGGCCGATCCAGGAAAATCAGATGACGGTCAATGTGGAGTCTTCCCGGATCACCCTGCCCCGCCTCCAGACCTTCGAGCGGGAAGGACAGCGCCAGGGGTGGACCCTGGCCCGCCTGCTCCACGAAGAGGGCGTACTTCGAGAGACCGCCAAAGCGGGCAACAAAGTTATAAAAGTGGAACTGGCCAAGGTCCGCAGCGAGATCGGCGACCGGCTTGCCTTTCCCCTCATGTGTCTCGCGGTCAGTGTGGTTGCGGCGCCTGTTGGCGCGCGGGCCCGCCGTTCCGGGCGCTCCTTCACCTTTTCCAGCGGCCTGATCATTGTTGTGGCCTATTTTGTACTCCGGTCGATGCTCAACGGAATCCTCGGCACCGTTGCCGAAGCCGCCATCATGAAGGGCGGCGAATTGCCGGATTTGACCGTGGTGGTCCTTCTTTCCCAGGTGCCAAATCTGGCCCTCAT